The following are encoded in a window of Bradyrhizobium sp. WBOS07 genomic DNA:
- a CDS encoding aminoglycoside phosphotransferase family protein: MSEPDLNALDAISIGSRLAGAQVVAAQPARSGGNNRVFRLEMAKGPPLALKHYPSDGRDRLGQEYDALTFLSRHGISSTPRPIAKDADAFCALYQWFDGDAAVLRPQENDADQLADFLIELQKLRDAEGAQTLRNASASIFSPEQAVAQYEQRLDGLRKAADHDPDLRAFIDGSLVPTTAAAVRRLRRRYAELGRNPAADLLPAHRALSPSDFGLHNALRAEDGRLRFIDFEYFGWDDPVKLVSDTAIHPGSDLPAASANRLIERLSRAFEAGDDAFAIRRDVLYPVFGAIWCLIVLNAYLPESRSRRALAAQGGDLTVRLAGQLDKARRLHQTICQRDPDLTPR; this comes from the coding sequence ATGAGCGAGCCGGACCTGAACGCGCTGGATGCAATTTCGATCGGCAGCCGCCTGGCCGGCGCGCAGGTCGTTGCCGCTCAACCGGCGCGGTCCGGCGGCAACAACCGGGTGTTTCGGCTGGAGATGGCGAAGGGACCGCCCCTCGCCCTCAAGCATTATCCGTCCGACGGGCGCGATCGCCTGGGACAGGAATACGACGCGCTCACGTTTCTGTCGCGCCACGGCATCTCGTCGACGCCGCGGCCCATCGCAAAGGACGCAGATGCATTCTGCGCGCTGTATCAATGGTTCGACGGTGACGCGGCGGTGCTGCGTCCCCAGGAGAACGATGCCGACCAGCTGGCCGATTTCCTGATCGAATTGCAGAAATTGCGCGATGCCGAGGGTGCGCAGACCCTGCGGAACGCCTCGGCCAGCATCTTCTCGCCCGAGCAAGCCGTCGCCCAGTACGAGCAGCGCCTCGACGGATTGAGGAAGGCCGCGGACCATGATCCGGATCTGCGTGCGTTCATCGACGGCAGCCTGGTTCCCACCACCGCTGCCGCCGTTCGACGCCTCCGTCGACGTTATGCGGAACTCGGCCGGAATCCCGCAGCGGACCTCTTGCCCGCTCATCGCGCATTGAGCCCCTCGGACTTCGGGCTGCACAACGCGCTGCGCGCCGAAGACGGCAGGCTGCGCTTCATCGACTTCGAATATTTCGGGTGGGACGATCCGGTCAAGCTCGTGTCCGACACCGCAATTCACCCAGGCAGCGATCTGCCCGCGGCCAGCGCGAACCGATTGATCGAGAGGCTCTCGCGCGCTTTCGAAGCCGGGGATGACGCGTTTGCGATCCGCCGTGACGTGCTGTATCCTGTGTTCGGGGCGATTTGGTGCCTGATTGTCCTGAATGCCTATTTGCCCGAAAGCCGCTCCCGGCGCGCTCTGGCTGCGCAAGGTGGCGATCTGACGGTCCGCCTTGCCGGTCAGCTCGACAAAGCCCGCCGGCTTCATCAAACGATTTGCCAACGTGATCCAGATCTCACCCCACGCTGA
- a CDS encoding transketolase produces the protein MIQISPHAEAALTCTLDERSLYLRRLVLGSVRSAGRGHVGPALSLIEMVRVLYDDVLRIDPQNPRDPNRDRAILSKGHGCLALYALLADRGFFPLSELEGFCGSDSILGGHPEYGMVPGVEASTGALGHGLSIGVGLALAARMRERSYRTFVLLGDGEINEGSVWEAAMGAAKHGLDNLVAMIDYNKLQSYGPTDYVLPLEPLADKWRSFGFAVQELNGHDIGALRTVLKQVPAVPGKPTAIICHTVKGKGLPPAESNADWHHKNKLTDSELDAIRVAVGDF, from the coding sequence GTGATCCAGATCTCACCCCACGCTGAAGCCGCCCTCACCTGCACGCTGGACGAGCGCAGTCTCTACTTGCGCCGCCTGGTCCTCGGTTCTGTCCGCTCCGCGGGACGCGGCCATGTCGGCCCGGCCCTGTCGCTGATCGAGATGGTCCGCGTGCTCTACGACGACGTGCTGCGGATCGACCCGCAAAATCCGCGCGATCCCAATCGCGATCGCGCCATCCTGAGCAAGGGCCACGGTTGTCTCGCGCTCTATGCCCTGCTCGCCGATCGCGGCTTCTTCCCGTTGTCGGAGCTCGAGGGCTTCTGCGGCTCCGACAGTATCCTGGGCGGACATCCCGAATACGGCATGGTGCCGGGGGTCGAGGCCTCGACCGGCGCGCTCGGACACGGCCTGTCGATCGGCGTCGGCCTTGCGCTCGCCGCCCGCATGCGCGAGCGCAGCTACCGGACCTTCGTCCTGCTCGGCGACGGCGAGATCAACGAGGGGTCGGTGTGGGAAGCCGCCATGGGCGCGGCCAAGCACGGGCTCGACAACCTGGTCGCCATGATCGACTACAACAAGCTGCAGAGCTACGGACCGACCGATTACGTCCTGCCGCTGGAGCCGCTCGCGGACAAATGGCGCAGCTTCGGCTTTGCCGTGCAGGAGCTCAACGGCCACGACATCGGCGCGCTGCGCACCGTCTTGAAGCAGGTCCCGGCCGTTCCGGGCAAACCCACCGCGATCATCTGCCATACCGTCAAGGGCAAGGGTCTGCCGCCCGCGGAATCCAACGCCGATTGGCATCACAAGAACAAGCTGACCGACAGCGAACTCGACGCCATTCGCGTCGCCGTCGGCGATTTTTGA
- a CDS encoding transketolase family protein, producing MRNTAMNMVHKLAARDERVLYIGSDPGAGTLRAMSKEFPKRHLIEGISEAHIIGMSAGLAMEGFVPYVNTIATFLTRRCYEQVAVDLCLHNLPVRLIANGGGLVYAPLGPTHQAIEDIAIMRALPNMTVICPCDADEAARMMDKTLDWTGPIYIRLGKGGDAIVSKAEHGFEIGKAILMRPPGDVLMVTTGIMLQRAIAAADQLAAQGIRAGILHMHTVKPLDAEALLQAVRGTKLVATLEEHVPSGGLGSAVAETLIDRLGSGFPAMLRLSLPDRFMHNYGSQDSLLKKHGLSANAIATSIEHALAASRSSAPQLHST from the coding sequence ATGCGCAACACCGCGATGAACATGGTCCACAAGCTCGCCGCGCGCGACGAGCGGGTGCTCTACATCGGCTCCGATCCCGGCGCCGGCACGCTGCGCGCGATGAGCAAGGAGTTTCCCAAGCGCCATCTGATCGAGGGCATTTCGGAGGCGCACATCATCGGCATGTCGGCCGGTCTGGCGATGGAGGGCTTCGTGCCCTACGTCAACACCATCGCGACATTCCTCACCCGCCGCTGCTACGAGCAGGTCGCCGTCGATCTCTGCCTGCACAACCTGCCGGTACGGCTGATCGCCAATGGCGGCGGTCTCGTCTACGCGCCGCTCGGCCCCACCCACCAGGCGATCGAGGACATCGCCATCATGCGGGCGCTGCCGAACATGACGGTGATCTGCCCATGCGACGCCGACGAGGCCGCGCGCATGATGGACAAGACGCTCGACTGGACCGGGCCGATCTACATCCGGCTGGGCAAGGGCGGCGACGCCATCGTCTCGAAGGCCGAGCACGGCTTCGAGATCGGCAAGGCCATCCTGATGCGGCCGCCGGGCGACGTTCTCATGGTGACCACGGGCATCATGCTCCAGCGCGCCATCGCCGCCGCCGACCAGCTCGCCGCACAGGGCATTCGCGCCGGCATCCTGCACATGCACACGGTGAAGCCGCTCGACGCCGAGGCGCTGCTCCAGGCGGTGCGCGGCACCAAGCTCGTGGCGACGCTGGAGGAGCACGTGCCCTCCGGCGGCCTCGGCAGCGCCGTCGCCGAAACGCTGATCGACAGGCTCGGCTCCGGCTTTCCCGCCATGCTCCGGCTCTCGCTGCCGGACCGCTTCATGCACAATTACGGCTCGCAGGATTCGCTGCTGAAGAAGCACGGACTGTCCGCCAACGCCATCGCGACGTCGATCGAGCACGCGCTCGCGGCGTCGCGCAGCTCCGCTCCTCAACTTCATTCCACCTGA
- a CDS encoding DegT/DnrJ/EryC1/StrS aminotransferase family protein, which produces MYDVRYSYLLEQFSDPAPILAEIGRLVATGDFTLGKPVAEFEKRFAELIGVRHAIGVGSGTDALKLPLKALGIGHGDEVITAANTFIATVGAIAETGARPVLVDCDDSFCMNVDQVEAAITEKTKAIMPVQLTGEVTDMGKLMAIAKRRNVPVVEDACQGILSEFAGKRSGTHGIAAGFSLHPLKNLNVWGDAGVVVTNDDGMNEKLRLIRNHGMKNRDEIAILGCNSRLDSLQAVVGNWLIGQTSEITRRRIENAAYYDAGLAGLPGLRVPPRRPNVKHVYHLYMVFAERRDELYKYCLDNGIEAKIHYPIPLYQQEGLKHLGYAPGTFPVTDRHAKEVISFPVDQHLTRAQQDRVIETVRKFCHGR; this is translated from the coding sequence ATGTACGACGTTCGATATTCCTATCTGCTCGAGCAATTCTCCGACCCCGCTCCGATCCTGGCCGAGATCGGCCGGCTGGTTGCGACCGGTGACTTCACCCTTGGCAAGCCCGTTGCCGAATTCGAGAAGCGCTTTGCCGAGCTGATCGGCGTGCGCCACGCCATCGGCGTCGGATCGGGCACTGACGCGCTCAAGCTGCCGCTCAAGGCGCTCGGCATCGGTCACGGCGACGAGGTCATCACCGCCGCCAACACCTTCATCGCCACCGTCGGTGCGATCGCGGAAACCGGTGCGAGGCCGGTGCTGGTCGATTGCGACGATTCCTTCTGCATGAACGTCGACCAGGTCGAGGCCGCGATCACCGAGAAGACCAAGGCGATCATGCCGGTGCAGTTGACCGGCGAGGTCACCGATATGGGCAAGCTGATGGCGATCGCCAAGCGTCGCAACGTGCCCGTGGTCGAGGACGCCTGCCAGGGCATCCTGTCGGAGTTTGCGGGCAAGCGCTCCGGCACGCACGGCATCGCGGCCGGCTTCTCCCTGCATCCGCTCAAGAACCTCAACGTCTGGGGCGATGCCGGCGTCGTCGTCACCAATGACGACGGCATGAACGAGAAGCTCCGCCTGATCCGCAACCACGGCATGAAGAACCGCGACGAGATCGCGATCCTCGGCTGCAATTCGCGGCTCGATTCCCTCCAGGCGGTCGTCGGCAACTGGCTGATCGGTCAAACCAGCGAGATCACGCGGCGCCGGATCGAGAATGCCGCCTATTACGACGCGGGCCTTGCCGGCCTGCCTGGCCTGCGCGTCCCGCCGCGCCGGCCCAACGTGAAGCACGTCTACCATCTCTACATGGTGTTCGCCGAACGCCGCGACGAGCTTTACAAGTACTGCCTGGATAACGGCATCGAGGCCAAGATCCACTATCCGATCCCACTGTATCAGCAGGAAGGCCTGAAGCATCTCGGCTACGCGCCCGGCACCTTCCCGGTCACCGACCGCCATGCCAAGGAGGTCATCAGCTTCCCCGTCGACCAGCATCTGACGCGCGCGCAGCAGGACCGCGTCATCGAGACCGTCAGGAAGTTCTGCCATGGACGCTGA
- a CDS encoding DegT/DnrJ/EryC1/StrS aminotransferase family protein: MDADTGRRRIGYVNLPAQFEEERAEIMQAVEGVFQRGDFIGGAAVGKLEEELSAYLGSPHVVTLNSGTDALILALRALDIGPGDEVITPPNSFVASTAAIIAVGATPVFADVLPDQNIDPAAVEAAVTARTKAIMPVHLTGRMADMTPLMAIADKHALAVIEDSAQAVGSTYDGRMSGTIGTFGCFSAHPLKNLNAAGDAGFLVTADADLAARIRRLRNHGLINRSDVQEWGIVSRLDTLQAEVLRVRLRHLPSVIERRRRNAAQYRAELEGLPLFIPPCRNIEFNTFHTFVVQTDRRNDFQKYLADKGIETAIHYPIPIHLQPAAAHLGHGRGAFPVTERQADQILTLPINQFLSAADISYICATAREYFA; the protein is encoded by the coding sequence ATGGACGCTGACACCGGCCGCCGGCGCATCGGTTACGTCAATCTTCCCGCGCAATTCGAGGAAGAGCGCGCCGAGATCATGCAGGCGGTGGAAGGTGTATTCCAGCGCGGCGACTTCATCGGCGGCGCGGCGGTAGGCAAGCTCGAGGAGGAATTGTCGGCCTATCTCGGCTCGCCGCATGTGGTGACGCTGAATTCCGGCACCGACGCGCTGATCCTGGCCTTGCGGGCGCTCGACATCGGCCCCGGCGACGAGGTCATCACGCCCCCGAATTCGTTCGTGGCCTCGACCGCCGCGATCATCGCGGTCGGCGCCACGCCGGTGTTTGCGGACGTGCTGCCGGACCAGAACATCGATCCGGCCGCGGTCGAGGCCGCGGTCACGGCGCGCACCAAGGCGATCATGCCGGTGCATCTGACCGGGCGCATGGCCGACATGACCCCGCTGATGGCGATCGCGGACAAGCACGCGCTCGCGGTGATCGAGGACAGCGCCCAGGCGGTCGGCTCGACATATGACGGCCGGATGAGCGGCACCATCGGCACGTTCGGTTGCTTCTCCGCCCATCCCTTGAAGAATCTCAACGCGGCCGGCGATGCCGGTTTCCTCGTCACCGCCGACGCCGATCTCGCGGCCAGAATCCGCAGACTGCGCAACCACGGCCTGATCAACCGCAGCGACGTCCAGGAATGGGGCATCGTCTCACGGCTCGACACGCTGCAGGCTGAGGTGCTGCGCGTGCGCCTGCGTCATCTGCCCTCGGTGATCGAACGCCGGCGGCGCAACGCCGCGCAATACCGCGCCGAGCTGGAAGGCCTGCCTCTGTTCATTCCGCCCTGCCGCAACATCGAGTTCAACACCTTCCATACCTTCGTGGTGCAGACCGACCGGCGCAACGACTTCCAGAAATATCTGGCCGACAAGGGCATCGAGACCGCCATCCACTATCCGATCCCGATCCACCTGCAGCCGGCGGCGGCGCATCTGGGTCATGGCCGCGGCGCGTTCCCGGTGACCGAGCGGCAGGCGGACCAGATCCTCACGCTTCCCATCAACCAGTTCCTGTCGGCCGCCGATATCAGCTATATCTGCGCGACCGCCCGGGAGTACTTTGCATGA